The Penaeus monodon isolate SGIC_2016 unplaced genomic scaffold, NSTDA_Pmon_1 PmonScaffold_11287, whole genome shotgun sequence DNA window gttgtttgtgtgtgttgtgtgtgtgtgtgtatgtgtgtgtatgtgatatgtgtgttgtgtggtgtgtgtgtgtatgtgatgtgatatgtgtgtgtatgtatgtgtgtgtgtgtgtgtgtatgtgtgtgtgtgtgtctgtgtgtatttgtttgattgcatgtgtatgtgtgtatatgtgtgtgtgaatgtgtgtgtgtgtgtgtgtgtgtgtgtgtgtgtgtgtgtgtgtgtgtgtgtatatatatatatatatatatatatatatatatatatataagtacatatatatagtgattgtgtacacatagacgcacgcacgcgcacacacacacacacacacacacacacacacacacacacacacacacacacacacacacaatatatatatatatatattctccgccaccaccgctgttttattagaaaacagggaaaaactgaTCTCTTCCaagttaattaatcattattataacaaagtgaaaaaattgatttgaaatatattccatatatattgaaACGTAATGTTctttatgaaaacaatgataataactgacaagccctttCTCCGTAACCAtctcttgaaccgcgtctctcagaccattcaggaagcgacccggggtcatcctGCCAGTCGCTCCCttgcacgcatcagcatcacgtgatcgtacctcgtacgatgtcccgtcatcacggttttttccacttgtgtccagcacccgtgattttcctttctttttttacattcgtGGAAGATTCctactgtctctatctatatatatatacagatatgtatatatacacacatactgtttgtgtgtgtgtgtgtgtgtgtgtgtgtgtgtgtgtgttgtgtgtgtgtgtgtggtgtgtgtgttttgtgtgtgtgtgtggtgtgtgtgtgtgtgtgtatgtgtgtgcatgtgtgtgtattgtgtgtgtatggggtgtttgtgtgtgtgtgtgtgtgtgtgtggtgtgtgtgtggtgtgtgtgtgtgtgtgtgtgtgtgtgtgtgtgtggtgtgtgtgtgttatatatagtgattgtgtacacatagacgcacgcacgcacacacgcacacacacacacacacacacacacacacacacacatacacacacacacacacacacacacacatacatatatatatatgtatatatgtatatatatttctcaatatAGCTAACAACATTAGCTGTATTTAGTTCATCAGATagatttaccctttttaaatctAACCAACATTGTTCAACCTGATCAACCATTTTAACAAACCCTTTAGTATCACCATCTGATATATTCCTCAGAGATTTGAGATCACTTATCACAAGTCTACAATTTTTCTTGGGTTACCAATTTGTCATCAACGCTTAAACATTTCATCATAATTACCCTCCGAGCCCTTTATTGTCTGGAGTGCCTCCCCACCTAAACACATTTTGAGTGCGTATGGATCAGCACCATATTCACTTTGAACCAAGTTCTTATAATCCTCTTTAAATGTAGGATACTCTCTTAAATTACCTTCAAACTTGGGAGGTTCAAATCTCTTTACCTTAACCTTTGGTTTGTCTGTtgccttcttctcattatttgtcatgaatATCTTAGTACACAATTCATTCTTTAATCTTtcactatctaaaatatattgttcagcctcttttcccaggtttttatcttctaatttatcctcattatcagatATAAATTGTATCAGTTCATCATTCTTACACTCTAAACACTTAAATGCCTCTATTACTTCCTCATAATTAGTCTTCAACACTAATACATCATCACCTCTGTCTATTCCTTCTTTACATAAAGTTACCTTCCTGGTGAACTTTCCTTTAGCAGTTCCCCTCTGTTTCTTGAGGGCGTTGAGGTCCCCTTGCACACCCATGGCGATGAAGTTGAAATGTACTGGGAGATCAAGGAAAAGCCATCAGCTGCAACAGTCTTTTATTGGAGCAaagtttcaacctgaaatatgatattcaggtaatacaattggcaatttaaatcattcaaaattacacataaatgttctgaataactaaataaatctcCTATTTTGcgtcaaaagaaatatacatgcattaatgaatattaatgcaaCAAATATATCCAAGTATACAATGAACTGAATATCTCACAATACTAAACTAATGTAAGGAATGCACTACACATATCGTGCGACGTAAGTAAATAATCTGCCTAACAATAtcacaaataaatcatacattgtacattttcATTGAACTCACTTCAATGGCCACACTATCACAATCCATGATTCCCAGTAGTTACCGTCACGTATAATCTCAGTTACGGCACAAATCCAATCCACAGCCCATTGGACATAACACTGACTGAAACGcatatgaaaagtaaacactcCAAATTATGGCCAACGCCAACACAACAAACTCATGTTccgtgtatttatcaatattaatgaggatTATCCTCTTCTGATATTAATTTGAAACCACTCAATATCCTTAAACATACCTTCATGAGTGTAAAAACTTGTGCCCAATAACTGCCACTTCTGTGAAAGGTCGACAACACAAATATTCCCTGCGAAGTGGATTTACACACGAGGCCTCAACCGCACAGCAACGTCATACGTGGGCTCAtgggtaaacaaaaaacactcgagatgtgcaacgtaacatctcacccgtaattatcaaataaacataaatattcttatttttcatatacctatcatactaatgatacactccccccctccacatTGACTACCATGGACTAGATTACATTGGACAAGGTACATATGCTTAAACTTGTTCTTCTATTGGCAACAGCATTACTATTCTATGTACTGATCTACACATGATCTTATCCGCCACACCATAATATCCTTTGCcatcctttattattttatatcttaaatcaACTTCACGAACTATTCCATCTCGTCCTGGGTCAGCCCTAATTACTTGAGCCAGCTTCCATGTTCCCCTTATAATATTGCTATCTTGCACAAGAACAACATCTCCTACTTTCACATTCCTTTTGGCTGTATGCCATTTCTGTCTAATCGACATTGACGGGAAATAGTCCCTTTGCCACTTCTTCCaaaaagaatttataatattttggatAAACCTCAATCTCCTTTTATGATCTCCATCAATTTCATACAAGCCAATTGGACAATGACAGCTAGATCGACCAAGTAACAGATCATTTGGGCAGAGATAGCTACCTAATTCCAAACTAAATCCAGGTTTTAAGCCTATTGGTCTTTCATTCATTAAATTGGCAATACAAAATAAAGCAGTCTGTAATTCTCCAAAATTTAGTACAGAATCTCCAATACTAACACAAATGCTCCTTTTGACCGATTTGATCAGTGCTTCACTTACACCATTATACCATGGTGCATCACTTGGCATATTGAAAATCCAGGTtcacaccctctttctccccaagGGTCTCTACTTTCTTACTAGCTGATATTAGCTGAGTTCCCCTATCAGAATACATAAATTTAGGGGCCCCCCTAATAGCAATGAATCTTTGAAAAGTGGTTAAGAAATCATCAGTACTATATCCCATAGCTAAATCCAAATAAACTGCTCTTGTCACTAAGCAattaaaaataattccaaatGCTTTTCCATAAGTTCTCTTCTTAACTGAATCTCTTATTGTCAAGGGCCCAAACAAATCTACTGCTGTATGATAGAATGGTGGAGCAGGTTTCATCCTTTCTGCCCTCACTTGACCCATGCATTGATCTTCcactttcttatttaattttctgcatgttacacatttatttttaatggttCTTATTAATTTTCTAGCTCCCGGAACCCAGAACTTCCTCTGTATTTTACACAAAGTAGTCTCTATACCTGCATGATCTACTTTATGTAGACAGGATATGTACAATCTAGTAACAGGATGTTTATTCGGTATTAACATGAAATTTTCTTGATTCCAATTGTCTTTCAACCACTTAGAAATTCGTTGTCCTACTACTATAATTCCCCTTTCAACTGATGGTCCCAATCTTTTGAACCTTGTTTCCCAATCAGTCATGCTCTTTTGCATTTCCTTGACCCATAATATTTCTGCATCTGTAATCCCTTGAACTGTGGGGGTTCTTAGAATACCTTTGAAAGACTTGTATTTGAATACATTCATTACCCTACATGTAACTCTCAGCAATTTGTAGTAGTCACTATACCTATTAACATCCATTAATTGTATACCACAATTCTCATGACTTGCATTATTAACCGTCATGGTAATACCAATTCTGTCAGTTAACTCATCCTCACAAGTTTGCCTGATGGGCCATCTATTAGTTGGTAAAGTTAAAAACTTGGGTCCACTTTGCCAGTCAGATTCTCTTCCAATTTTCTCTGGTTTGCATGGTCTAGAGGTCATGTCTGCGATATTCTGTGTTGAATCGACCCACCACCATTCCTTTGGGTCGGTCTTGATTTGTATCTCTGCTATGCGTACTGCAACAAAGGTATTGAATCCGTGACTCTCCTTTTGGATTTGTGATCTTACAATTGATGAGTCAACTATGTGGTAAATTGCCTCAAACTTCCATGTAAACTCCTTTAATATAGATTCTCTTAGTCTAGCAGCCATAAGAGCTGCACATAGTTCTAACCTAGGAATGGACATTTGCTTCATTGGTGCAATCTTATTTCTAGCTGCTATCAGATGTGACTCAAATTCATGTTCACCAGTTTGCCACCTCACATATGCACAAGCTCCGTATGCTTGCATGCTACCATCCGAAAATATATTAGGCTTGGTTTACCAACTACATTAGATGGTATCAAGGATCTTCTAAAAGTCAATCTCTCTAACTCATACAATTCCTTGAAAAACATCTTCCATTCCTTAACCATGGAAATATCAAGTGGATCATCCCACTTGATTCCGCCATCTTTCGATTCACTTTGGAAATCACGAGCCTCATCAAAATTTTCGCTTTGAGCAATACTGGTACAGCAAACCCTAATGGATCATATATGGAAGCAATTTGACTCAATATCATTCTGCGTGTCAAATGTTCTGGAAATATATCATCAATTTCATCTGAATTTAAATTCGGACCACTTCTGACCTTTCTTATTCTTGAAGAAAAATTAAGTTTTACGGTGAAGAAAAAATGATCATCCAACGGGTTCCATTTCAATCCTAAGATCTTCTCATGGTCAGATTTTATCACATTGACCTTGCTGCTTTCATAATGCCCACTGACAATCCAATGTTTAACTCTGAAACTTCCCTGACACAATATCTTCTCCGCATCCTGTATTAACTTGAATGCATTCTCAACAGTATCAGTAGAATACAGTATGTCATCAACATAAGTATTGTTAATAATCATATCTTGCACATCCGGATATTCTTTGCCAAATTTCTCTACAGTGCGTCTCAATGCTAGCGTAGCTATGGTACCACTAGGTTTATCTCCAAACGTTACTGTGGTAAGAGCATACTGATCAGGTGGTCTATTGTCATCCAAATCCCTCCATAaaaatctgtgtgtatgttcatcCATTGTGCTGAGCTTGACAGTATGATACATCTTAGCTATGTCGCCTGCTATAGCTATATTATTCTgtctaaacctaaactaaactccCAGTAAGCTGTTCAGGATATCTGGCCCCTTTGCCCAGAAATCATTTAATTTCTGCCCCATGTATGACGCAGAAGAGTTGAAGACAATGCGTATTGGAGTTGAGTTGGATTCTGGTTTCAATACttcatgatgatgaatataatgaactGGACCCTTGTATTCTTGTATCTCTTCCTTATTTAATTTCCTCGCCACTCCTCTATCAatcatatcttctatctctctctgataCTTCATGGCATATTCATTGCCAAGTTTCTTCAATCTATTCTCTGTTGTTTTTAATCTAGCATTAGCTactttaatattatctttcaaATGCATTGGATCCCTTAGCCATGGATACTTTACTAGCCAGCATTTTTGTTCCTCATTATATAACAATCCTTCCTCAATCAATGCtagttctctttcttcctttaaacTTATGCAATTAGGTTCAGGACATCCTCGACACATACACTTTATACACTGTGGCTTACATTTTGTTCCCATTTCCCCCATGGCAAAGAATTTGTCCAATTTAGTCTTTAAGCTATCTGTTGACTCTATGTTAATCTGCTTCAAATCTACGAGTCTAGACAGTTTATGAGTTCTTACAAATATATGATTGCTGCTGTTGGATCCATTGGTAATCTTGTCATGTCTACCTCGAATGCTGAACCCGAATTGATTTTCCAGTAACTGAATACCCTCATTGTGTTCAACAACCCTTGGCAGTATTTCACAACAATCTGTGCCGATGAGCATATCAATTTCCCCATATGGGAGATCCACTTCTAAGTTCGAGATTCTTGTAAAAAGTTCAGGTAATCTGGACAAATCAATCCTTTTAACTTTGGAAGATATTTCATTCATCCCAACAGCATCCACATTCCAAATTTTACCATTCTTATCAGTTAATGGTACACAGTATGTTTTACTTGATTGATATTCAATTGTGTTACCTACCTAGACCAGAGATAAATTAACATCCTTCCCACTCAAACCTAACTTCTTGGCCATCCTATGAGTAATTAAAGAAGTATCTGAACCTGGATCCCACAATACAGTGACGGGCAGATTTTTACTATGCACCGTACTAATATTCAACAAAGCTTTGCCTCTCTTCTCCATTACTGCATTGTGAGAACTGCTTTCTATTCTGTCTTGATGCAAAAGTGGATGATGATTCCGATTACATGGTCCTTGGCCTTCAATGACTACATCACACAATTTGCCTACTTTACACCCACGTGCTGAATGATATCCATTTAAACACCTAAAACATATACCGTTCTTCTTAATCATGTCAAATCTTTCTTTGCTATTACAGCCCTTGAACTTGAAACAATTTGTTATATCATGACTCTCTGAATTGTGTAATAAACAACGTATACTTATATTGTTTCCTTGCATTTAATACCCTTTATCACTTTATTCAAATTTACAATGCATGACTCAAATTCTCTATTCTTGCTCTGTTGTTCTTCATTCAATTTTCTTATCAGCTTAACCAACTCTGACTCCGAATTGTTTTCGACCACATTTTCAACATGATGTACTGTTGCTCTACTATCACTAGTACTAGTTCTTACATTTGAATTCATGTATTCCAaaaccttcctttctttctgcaaGAAACCTAATAGCGCAGAAAACAATTCCCCAGTGACCGAGATATCACTTGCTTTAATTACCCATTCTCTTTTTTGGAGTGAAGGCAGAATTTTCTCAATATGGCTAACAACATTAGCTGTATTTAGTTCATCAGATagatttaccctttttaaatctAACCAACATTGTTCAACCTGATCAACCATTTTAACAAACCCTTTAGTATCACCATCTGATATCTTCCTCAGAGATTTGAGATCACTTATCACCAAGTCTACAATTTTTCTTGGGTTACCAAATTTGTCATCCAACCGCTTAAACATTTCATCATAATTACCCTCCGAGCCCTTTATTGTCTGGAGTGCCTCCCCACCTAAACACATTTTGAGTGCGTATGGATCAGCACCATATTCACTTTGAACCAAGTTCTTATAATCCTCTTTAAATGTAGGATACTCTCTTAAATTACCTTCAAACTTGGGAGGTTCAAATCTCTTTACCTTAACCTTTGGTTTGTCTGTtgccttcttctcattatttgtcatgaatATCTTAGCACACAATTCATTCTTTAATCTTtcactatctaaaatatattgttcagcctcttttcccaggtttttatcttctaatttatcctcattatcagatATAAATTGTATCAGTTCATCATTCTTACATTCTAAACACTTAAATGCCTCTATTACTTCCTCATAATTAGTCTTCAACACTAATACATCATCACCTCTGTCTATTCCTTCTTTACATAAAGTTACCTTCCTGGTGAACTTTCCTTTAGCAGTTCCCCTCTGTTTCTTGAGGGCGTTGAGGTCCCCTTGCACACCCATGGCGATGAAGTTGAAATGTACTGGGAGATCAAGGAAAAGCCATCAGCTGCAACAGTCTTTTATTGGAGCAaagtttcaacctgaaatatGATATTCAGATAATACAATTGGCATTTTAAATCATTCAAAATTACACATAAATgttctgaataactaaataaatctcCTATTTTGcgtcaaaagaaatatacatgcattaatgaatattaatgcaaCAAATATATCCAAGTATACAATGAACTGATTATCTCACAATACTAAACTAATGTAAGGAATGCACTACACATATCGTGCGACGTAAGTAAATAATCTGCCTAACAATAtcacaaataaatcatacattgtacattttcATTGAACTCACTTCAATGGCCACACTATCACAATCCATGATTCCCAGTAGTTACCGTCACGTATAATCTCAGTTACGGCACAAATCCAATCCACAGCCCATTGGACATAACACTGACTGAAACGcatatgaaaagtaaacactccaaattatggccgacgccaacacaacaaactcatgttccgtgtatttatcaatattaatgaggatTATCCTCTTCTGATATTAATTTGAAACCACTCAATATCCTTAAACATACCTTCATGAGTGTAAAGACTTGTGCCCAATAACTGCCACTTCTGTGAAAGGTCGACAACACAAATATTCCCTGCGAAGTGGATTTACACACGAGGCCTCAACCGCACAGCAACGTCATACGTGGGCTCAtgggtaaacaaaaaacactcgagatgcgcaacgtaacatctcacccgtaattatcaaataaacataaatattcttatttttcatatacctatcatactaatgatacaatatactaaagtatatcatgtatttatgacGAAGCTATAAtcgaaatcagtaaaaaaaaaaaaaaaaaaaaaaaattatatgtgtgtgtgtctgtgtctgtgtgtttttgtttgtgtgtgtatgtttttgtttatatacacatgtgtgtatgtaatatatatatatatatatatatatatatatatatatatatatatatatatatatatataaacgaatacatacgcacacgtacacatgcacacacacacacacacacacacacacacacacacacacacacacacacacacacacacacacacacacacacacacacacacacaacacacacacacacacatacacacacacacacacacacacacacacacacacacacacacacaacacacacaacacacacacacacacacacacacacacacacacacacacacacacacacacacacacacacacacacaccacacgcacacacgcacatatattacatgatacagaaatatatatcattgtgtgtgtgtgtgtgtgtgtgtgtgtgtgtgtgggtggtgtgtgtggggtgtgtgtgtgtgtgtgtgtgtgtgtgtgtgtgtaatgtgtgaatgtgtgtatgttgtgtagtgtgtatgtgtgtgtgtatgtgtgtgtgtgaatgtgtgaatgtgtatgtgtgtgtgaatgtgtgaatgtgtgaatgtgtgtgtatgtgtgtgtatgtgtgtgtgtgtgtgtgtgtgtgtgtgtgtgtgtgtgtgtgtgtgtgtgtgtgtgtgtgtgtgtgtttatatatatatatatatatatatatatatatatatatatattatatatatatatatattctccgccaccaccgctgttttattagaaaacagggaaaaactgaTCTCTTCCaagttaattaatcattattataagaaagtgaaaattgatttgaaatatattccatatatattgaaACGTAATGTTctttatgaaaacaatgataataactgacaagccctttCTCCGTAACCttctcttgaaccgcgtctctcagaccattcaggaagcgacccggggtcatcctGCCAGTCGCTCCCttgcacgcatcagcatcacgtgatcgtacctcgtacgatgtcccgtcatcacggttttttccacttgtgtccagcacccgtgattttcctgtctttttttacaTTCGTGGAAGATTCctactgtctctatctatctatatatatacagatatgtatatatacacacatactgtttgtgtgtgtgttgtgtgtgtgtgtgtgtgtgtgtgtgtgtgtgtgtgtgtgtgtgtgtgtgtgtgtgtggtgtgtctgtgtttgtgtgtgtgtgaatgtgtgtgtgtgtgtgaatatgtgtgtgtgaatatgtgtgtgtgtgtgtgtgtgtgtgtgtgtgtgtgtgtgtgtgtgtgtgtgtgttgttgtgtgtgtgcatgtgtgtgaatatgtgtgtgtgaaaatgtgtgtggtgtgtgttgtgtgtgtgtgttgtgtgtgtgtgtgtgtgtgtatgtgtgtgtgtg harbors:
- the LOC119568871 gene encoding uncharacterized protein LOC119568871, with amino-acid sequence MYHTVKLSTMDEHTHRFLWRDLDDNRPPDQYALTTVTFGDKPSGTIATLALRRTVEKFGKEYPDVQDMIINNTYVDDILYSTDTVENAFKLIQDAEKILCQGSFRVKHWIVSGHYESSKVNVIKSDHEKILGLKWNPLDDHFFFTVKLNFSSRIRKVRSGPNLNSDEIDDIFPEHLTRRMILSQIASIYDPLGFAVPVLLKAKILMRLVISKVNRKMAESSGMIHLIFPWLRNGRCFSRNCMS
- the LOC119568872 gene encoding uncharacterized protein LOC119568872, producing the protein MGVQGDLNALKKQRGTAKGKFTRKIFMTNNEKKATDKPKVKVKRFEPPKFEGNLREYPTFKEDYKNLVQSEYGADPYALKMCLGGEALQTIKGSEGNYDEMFKRLDDKFGNPRKIVDLVISDLKSLRKISDGDTKGFVKMVDQVEQCFLQKERKVLEYMNSNVRTSTSDSRATVHHVENVVENNSESELVKLIRKLNEEQQSKNREFESCIFKGCNSKERFDMIKKNGICFRCLNGYHSARGCKVGKLCDVVIEGQGPCNRNHHPLLHQDRIESSSHNANGKIWNVDAVGMNEISSKVKRIDLSRLPELFTRISNLEVDLPYGEIDMLIGTDCCEILPRVVEHNEGIQLLENQFGFSIRGRHDKITNGSNSSNHIFVRTHKLSRLVDLKQINIESTDSLKTKLDKFFAMGEMGTKCKPQCIKCMCRGCPEPNCISLKEERELALIEEGLLYNEEQKCWLVKYPWLRDPMHLKDNIKVANARLKTTENRLKKLGNEYAMKYQREIEDMIDRGVARKLNKEEIQEYKGPVHYIHHHEVLKPESNSTPIRIVFNSSASYMGQKLNDFWAKGPDILNSLLGV
- the LOC119568873 gene encoding uncharacterized protein LOC119568873, yielding MQAYGACAYVRWQTGEHEFESHLIAARNKIAPMKQMSIPRLELCAALMAARLRESILKEFTWKFEAIYHIVDSSIVRSQIQKESHGFNTFVAVRIAEIQIKTDPKEWWWVDSTQNIADMTSRPCKPEKIGRESDWQSGPKFLTLPTNRWPIRQTCEDELTDRIGITMTVNNASHENCGIQLMDVNRYSDYYKLLRVTCRVMNVFKYKSFKGILRTPTVQGITDAEILWVKEMQKSMTDWETRFKRLGPSVERGIIVVGQRISKWLKDNWNQENFMLIPNKHPVTRLYISCLHKVDHAGIETTLCKIQRKFWVPGARKLIRTIKNKCVTCRKLNKKVEDQCMGQVRAERMKPAPPFYHTAVDLFGPLTIRDSVKKRTYGKAFGIIFNCLVTRAVYLDLAMGYSTDDFLTTFQRFIAIRGAPKFMYSDRGTQLISASKKVETLGMAKDIMVWRIRSCVDQYIE